Proteins from a single region of Hordeum vulgare subsp. vulgare chromosome 6H, MorexV3_pseudomolecules_assembly, whole genome shotgun sequence:
- the LOC123401012 gene encoding transport inhibitor response 1-like protein produces MSAPPSSSSHPAPIPQPAATLAPAGMRDAAAAADSSGSPPSRMSEDDDGDGGGGAAGGGDRWAPDLRGGCGSNGNGGRWAPPDQVLENVLESVLEFLTAARDRNAASLVCRSWYRAEAQTRRELFIGNCYAVSPRRAVERFGGVRAVVLKGKPRFADFSLVPHGWGAKVSPWVAALGPAYPRLERICLKRMTVSDDELALIPKSFPLFKDLSLVCCDGFTTRGLAVIAEGCRHLRVLDLTEDYFHEEESEVVDWISKFPECNTSIESLVFDCVSVPFNFEALEALVARSPALRRLRVNDHVSIEQLRRLMARAPHLTHLGTGSFRSEPGPGGALSVSELAASFAASRSLVCLSGFLDVNGAYLPAIYQVCPNLTSLNFSFAALTAEEFIPVIRHCINLRTLWVLDTVGDEGLRAVAETCSNLRELRVFPLDATEDSEGSVSDIGLQAISEGCRKLESILYFCQRMTNAAVVAMSENCPDLLVFRLCIMGRHRPDRITGEPMDEGFGAIVMNCKKLTRLSVSGLLTDKAFAHIGKHGKLIKTLSVAFAGNSDMSLQHVFEGCTRLQKLEVRDSPFGDKGLLSGLNYFYNMRFFWMNSCRLTVRGCGDVAQQMPNLVVEVMKENEGEMDTVDKLYLYRSLAGPREDAPSFVNIL; encoded by the exons ATGagcgctcccccctcctcctcctcccaccccGCTCCGATACCCCAGCCCGCCGCAACCCTAGCCCCCGCCGGCATGCGcgatgcggcggcggcggcggactcCTCCGGCTCGCCGCCGTCGCGGATGTCggaggacgacgacggcgacggcggcggcggcgcggcgggagGGGGCGACAGGTGGGCGCCGGATCTGAGGGGCGGCTGCGGCAGCAACGGCAACGGCGGGAGGTGGGCGCCGCCGGACCAGGTGCTGGAGAACGTGCTGGAGAGCGTGCTCGAGTTCCTCACGGCGGCGCGCGACCGCAACGCCGCCTCGCTCGTCTGCCGCTCCTGGTACCGCGCCGAGGCGCAGACGCGACGCGAGCTCTTCATCGGCAACTGCTACGCCGTCTCGCCGCGCCGCGCCGTTGAGCGCTTCGGGGGCGTGCGGGCCGTCGTGCTCAAGGGCAAGCCGCGCTTCGCCGACTTCAGCCTCGTGCCCCACGGCTGGGGCGCCAAGGTCTCCCCCTGGGTCGCCGCGCTCGGCCCCGCCTACCCGCGCCTCGAGCGCATCTGCCTCAAGCGGATGACCGTCTCCGACGACGAGCTCGCGCTCATCCCCAAGTCATTCCCGCTCTTCAAGGACCTCTCGCTCGTCTGCTGCGACGGCTTCACCACCCGCGGCCTCGCCGTCATCGCCGAGGGCTGCAG GCATCTTCGAGTGCTGGATCTGACTGAAGATTATTtccatgaggaggagagcgaggtGGTGGATTGGATCTCCAAGTTTCCAGAGTGCAACACGTCCATCGAGTCGCTTGTATTTGACTGTGTTAGCGTCCCATTCAACTTCGAGGCCCTGGAGGCACTTGTTGCACGCTCACCAGCTCTGCGGCGTCTgcgtgttaatgatcatgtgtcgaTAGAGCAGTTGCGTCGTCTCATGGCAAGGGCACCCCATCTAACTCACCTTGGCACCGGATCATTCCGATCTGAGCCAGGCCCTGGTGGTGCCTTATCTGTGTCTGAGCTCGCTGCCTCTTTTGCAGCGTCCAGATCACTTGTTTGTTTGTCAGGTTTCTTGGACGTCAATGGAGCGTACCTCCCAGCAATCTACCAAGTTTGTCCCAATCTCACTTCCCTCAATTTTAGCTTTGCGGCTCTAACTGCCGAAGAGTTCATACCAGTTATTCGCCACTGCATCAATCTTCGCACTTTATGG GTTCTTGATACTGTGGGTGATGAAGGCCTTCGGGCTGTGGCTGAAACATGCTCAAATCTCCGTGAGCTACGGGTTTTTCCTCTGGATGCCACTGAGGATTCCGAGGGGTCAGTCTCAGATATTGGTCTCCAGGCAATCTCAGAAGGCTGCCGGAAGCTCGAGTCAATTCTCTACTTCTGCCAGCGCATGACAAATGCAGCAGTGGTTGCCATGTCCGAGAACTGCCCTGACCTTTTGGTGTTCCGCCTCTGCATTATGGGCCGCCACCGCCCTGATCGGATTACTGGGGAGCCCATGGATGAGGGTTTTGGGGCGATTGTGATGAACTGCAAGAAGCTCACCAGACTTTCAGTCTCTGGCCTGCTCACCGATAAGGCGTTTGCGCACATTGGAAAACATGGAAAACTCATAAAGACTCTGTCTGTTGCCTTTGCTGGGAATAGTGACATGTCTCTTCAACATGTGTTTGAGGGATGCACTAGGTTGCAGAAGCTTGAGGTCAGAGACAGCCCTTTTGGCGACAAAGGACTGCTCTCTGGTCTGAACTATTTTTACAACATGAGGTTCTTTTGGATGAACTCATGCAGGCTAACTGTTAGGGGTTGTGGGGATGTAGCTCAGCAAATGCCTAATCTGGTGGTTGAAGTAATGAAGGAAAATGAAGGGGAAATGGATACCGTTGATAAGCTGTACCTGTATCGATCATTGGCAGGACCAAGGGAAGATGCTCCATCATTTGTCAACATCTTGTAG